A stretch of Bacillus pseudomycoides DNA encodes these proteins:
- a CDS encoding PadR family transcriptional regulator: MNTLLNSLTTELRRGTLTLAVLSQLQEPQYGYSLVQLLEQSGINIDQSTLYPLLRRLEKQELVTSNWDTSESRPRKYYVLSEYGLEIFLQLKREWMDNSKKLLEVLKGEKDDESN, translated from the coding sequence ATGAATACTTTATTGAATTCATTAACGACAGAGCTTAGGAGAGGAACTTTGACGTTAGCTGTTTTAAGTCAATTACAAGAGCCCCAGTACGGATATTCACTTGTTCAATTGTTGGAACAGTCAGGTATTAACATTGATCAAAGTACTTTATATCCATTGCTACGCCGCTTAGAAAAACAGGAGTTAGTAACAAGTAATTGGGATACCTCTGAGAGTAGACCGCGTAAGTACTATGTTCTAAGTGAATATGGTTTAGAAATTTTTTTACAGTTAAAAAGGGAATGGATGGACAATTCTAAAAAACTCTTAGAAGTGTTAAAAGGGGAGAAAGATGATGAATCTAATTGA
- a CDS encoding transglycosylase domain-containing protein yields the protein MKKIKWTLMGGVAVFVVAIVLYKLIVLAGGYMMDEKKLVFHSSSRIVDQRGKEITKLYVENRDLVPIEQIPKHVQQAFIAVEDARFYEHHGIDYPSVFRALYKDTLAREKVEGGSTITQQLVKNVFLTHEKTFTRKLKEVAIALKLEQTYTKDQLLEMYMNHIYFGHGAYGIQAAAKLYFNKDVEKLTVEEGAMLAGLPKAPNGYSPFLNPEKSKERRDLVLSLLHKQGYLSAEESVRYQGKTIALYKNLDERELAYMPYVDMVVDEAARLYGLSHQEVLRGGYTFVVSMDEKIQKVAYDQFQDARNFPGKEGGAQGAFLLMDNATGGIKAAIGGREYVPRGFNRVFAKRQPGSVLKPLIVYAPALETKKYNPYSLLTNEPVSFEGYQPRNYNQRYSKEVTMYDALLESANVPAVSLLHEMGVEEGKQYLEKGNIHIADAGLSTALGGLKEGVSPFELVKMYRAFLANGKIIEPYVIERVLNRHGKVIGESPKNETKVFSKQTAWYMTKMLEGVVREGTAKAGEYKGALAGKTGTTSLPNQSEGARDVWFVGYTPSLVGAVWIGYDRTDRGHQLYDGSASATELFKKILTKANVQDKTKFKQPKGVETIGKPIHLSRIENIEAKLSFNPFGLFTTKLSWKPLQDKRVIYRIYKVEKGVHTHVGTVKGIGQYEDKFTNIFAKPSFYVVPYNPQTNREGEKTKVAKP from the coding sequence ATGAAGAAAATAAAGTGGACTTTAATGGGCGGCGTAGCAGTGTTTGTAGTGGCGATTGTACTCTATAAACTTATTGTGTTAGCTGGTGGTTATATGATGGATGAAAAAAAACTTGTTTTCCACTCTTCATCACGTATCGTTGATCAGCGAGGAAAAGAAATTACAAAATTATATGTAGAAAATAGAGATCTTGTACCGATTGAGCAAATTCCGAAACATGTGCAGCAAGCATTTATCGCTGTAGAGGACGCAAGGTTTTATGAGCATCATGGAATTGACTATCCTTCTGTATTTCGTGCGTTGTATAAAGATACTTTAGCGAGAGAAAAAGTGGAAGGCGGTAGTACGATTACGCAGCAACTCGTTAAAAACGTTTTTTTAACTCATGAAAAAACATTTACACGTAAATTAAAAGAAGTGGCAATCGCCCTTAAATTAGAACAAACATATACGAAAGACCAGCTTCTTGAAATGTATATGAATCATATTTATTTCGGTCATGGTGCCTACGGGATTCAGGCGGCAGCAAAATTGTATTTTAATAAAGATGTAGAAAAATTAACAGTGGAAGAAGGAGCGATGCTTGCGGGGCTTCCGAAAGCACCAAATGGGTATTCTCCGTTCCTAAATCCAGAGAAAAGCAAGGAACGCCGGGATTTAGTATTGTCTCTTCTCCATAAACAAGGGTACTTGTCAGCGGAGGAAAGTGTTCGTTATCAAGGAAAAACAATCGCGCTTTATAAAAATTTAGATGAAAGGGAACTCGCTTATATGCCGTATGTTGATATGGTTGTAGATGAAGCGGCGAGATTATATGGTTTGTCACATCAAGAGGTGCTCCGCGGGGGCTATACGTTTGTTGTTTCAATGGATGAAAAAATCCAAAAAGTAGCTTACGATCAATTTCAAGATGCACGGAATTTTCCAGGGAAAGAGGGCGGAGCACAAGGTGCCTTTTTATTAATGGATAATGCGACAGGAGGCATTAAAGCAGCAATTGGTGGACGAGAGTATGTGCCAAGAGGATTTAATCGAGTGTTTGCGAAACGTCAGCCAGGTTCTGTGTTAAAGCCGCTTATTGTGTACGCACCGGCGCTAGAAACGAAAAAATATAATCCGTATTCTTTATTAACAAATGAACCAGTCTCTTTTGAAGGATATCAACCACGAAATTATAATCAACGGTATTCAAAAGAAGTAACGATGTATGATGCACTTTTAGAATCGGCGAATGTGCCAGCTGTATCTTTATTACATGAAATGGGAGTCGAAGAAGGGAAGCAATATTTAGAGAAGGGAAATATTCATATTGCGGATGCTGGTTTAAGTACGGCGCTTGGTGGGCTGAAAGAAGGCGTCTCTCCATTCGAACTTGTAAAGATGTACCGTGCGTTTTTGGCAAATGGAAAAATTATTGAGCCATATGTGATTGAGAGGGTGCTTAATCGGCACGGAAAGGTAATTGGAGAATCGCCTAAAAATGAAACGAAAGTTTTTTCAAAACAAACTGCATGGTATATGACAAAAATGCTAGAAGGTGTTGTAAGAGAAGGAACTGCAAAAGCGGGTGAATATAAAGGCGCGTTAGCAGGGAAAACAGGTACAACGTCACTTCCAAATCAAAGTGAAGGTGCTAGAGATGTTTGGTTTGTTGGATATACGCCAAGTTTAGTAGGCGCAGTATGGATTGGATATGATCGTACAGACAGAGGACACCAATTATATGATGGAAGTGCGTCTGCAACAGAATTGTTTAAAAAGATTTTAACGAAAGCGAATGTACAAGATAAAACGAAGTTTAAGCAGCCAAAGGGTGTTGAGACAATCGGAAAACCAATTCACCTAAGTAGAATTGAAAATATAGAGGCGAAATTATCCTTTAATCCGTTTGGTTTATTTACTACGAAATTGAGCTGGAAACCACTTCAAGATAAAAGAGTAATATATCGAATTTATAAGGTTGAGAAGGGGGTCCATACTCATGTTGGAACAGTAAAAGGCATTGGTCAGTATGAAGACAAGTTTACGAATATATTCGCGAAACCAAGTTTTTATGTTGTCCCCTATAATCCGCAAACAAATCGAGAGGGAGAAAAGACAAAAGTAGCTAAACCGTAG
- a CDS encoding LysR family transcriptional regulator, which translates to MESHDLWIFKHVAELQSISRAAEKLEYVQPNISQRIKNLEDELGTKILKRNNRGVTLTEEGKVLLDYTNQIMLLMNEAKSKINPQKWRESLTIGASQTISAAKVPQLFSSFLESYKNIDMKIRTTDNAKLQEMLLYGELDGVFLSGSYSPSQFETVYSYFENIILISSKHNPLENQILLVNSNPNCIYRQQLLDYCNKNDFDQKTIMEFDSLESIMQAAHDGLGMSIIPANVAYSRNKPKTIHYEELPETVKIDFVIKRRKQQPQGLKKFIRFLREL; encoded by the coding sequence TTGGAAAGCCATGACCTATGGATTTTTAAACATGTCGCTGAACTACAATCAATATCTAGAGCTGCTGAAAAGCTAGAATATGTACAACCGAATATAAGCCAGCGAATCAAAAATTTAGAAGATGAACTTGGTACTAAAATCTTAAAGCGTAATAACAGAGGAGTAACACTAACGGAAGAAGGAAAAGTGTTATTAGATTACACAAACCAAATTATGCTTTTAATGAATGAGGCAAAATCAAAAATAAATCCTCAGAAATGGAGAGAATCTTTAACAATTGGAGCATCTCAAACCATTTCAGCGGCGAAAGTTCCTCAGCTATTCTCTTCTTTTTTAGAATCATATAAAAATATTGATATGAAAATAAGAACGACTGATAACGCAAAGTTACAAGAAATGCTTTTGTATGGGGAACTTGATGGAGTCTTTTTAAGTGGTTCATATAGTCCTTCACAATTCGAAACTGTGTACAGTTATTTTGAAAATATCATACTCATCTCATCAAAACATAATCCACTCGAAAATCAAATTTTACTCGTGAACAGTAATCCAAATTGTATATATAGACAACAACTATTAGATTACTGTAATAAAAACGACTTTGACCAGAAAACGATAATGGAGTTTGATTCACTTGAGTCTATTATGCAAGCTGCTCATGATGGACTCGGTATGAGTATCATACCAGCTAATGTTGCGTATAGCCGAAATAAGCCAAAAACAATTCATTATGAAGAATTACCCGAAACAGTCAAAATTGATTTTGTAATTAAGCGTAGAAAACAGCAACCACAAGGCTTAAAGAAATTTATTCGTTTTTTAAGAGAGTTATAA
- a CDS encoding PH domain-containing protein, producing the protein MQPLENEIHPNMVKVWKIHALVGVGVFVSIALAYFFFMIQFNWWGWLFGVIVVATIIYTPLDYFIFPKLRQRYYSYRLDEEEIEIQKGMFVVKRVLVPMIRVQHVTIEQGPIMRKYELAELQISTAATSHSIPGLTKREAEELKRRIGELAKVSDEDV; encoded by the coding sequence ATGCAGCCACTAGAGAATGAAATTCATCCGAATATGGTCAAAGTGTGGAAAATCCATGCATTAGTTGGGGTGGGAGTATTTGTAAGTATCGCTTTAGCGTATTTCTTTTTTATGATCCAGTTTAATTGGTGGGGGTGGCTTTTCGGCGTAATTGTCGTAGCGACGATTATATATACGCCCCTAGATTATTTTATCTTTCCGAAACTACGCCAGCGTTATTATAGCTACCGGTTAGATGAAGAAGAGATTGAGATTCAAAAAGGGATGTTTGTTGTAAAGCGTGTGTTAGTTCCAATGATTCGCGTCCAGCACGTGACAATTGAGCAAGGACCCATTATGAGAAAGTATGAGCTAGCAGAATTACAAATTTCAACGGCTGCGACTTCTCATAGTATTCCAGGGTTAACAAAGAGAGAAGCAGAGGAGCTAAAGCGCAGAATTGGGGAACTAGCGAAAGTGAGTGATGAGGATGTATAA
- the hemE gene encoding uroporphyrinogen decarboxylase — protein sequence MVRTINETFLKACMGEQTEYAPAWYMRQAGRSQPEYRKIKEKYSLFEITHNPELCAYVTKLPVDQYNVDAAILYKDIMSPLPAIGVDVEIKSGIGPVIDNTIRSLQDVEKLGEIHPEEDVPYILDTIRLLTNEMLDVPLIGFSGAPFTLASYMIEGGPSRNYHKTKAFMYAEPKAWFALMDKLADMVITYLKAQIKAGAKAVQVFDSWVGTLNVADYRVFIKPAMERIFSEVRTMNVPMIMHGVGAGHLANEWNDLPLDVVGLDWRLSIEEARGRGIHKAVQGNMDPSFLLAPWDVTREHVKGILDQGMKQPGYVFNLGHGVFPEVSPDTLKRLTTFIHDYSKEQLAK from the coding sequence TTGGTAAGAACTATAAATGAGACATTTTTAAAAGCGTGTATGGGGGAACAAACAGAATATGCACCAGCATGGTATATGAGGCAAGCAGGTCGTTCGCAGCCTGAGTATAGAAAGATAAAAGAGAAGTATTCTTTATTTGAAATTACACATAATCCGGAGCTATGTGCGTACGTTACAAAGCTTCCAGTTGATCAATATAATGTTGACGCAGCGATTCTGTATAAAGATATTATGTCACCACTACCAGCAATCGGCGTTGATGTAGAAATTAAATCAGGCATTGGGCCGGTGATTGATAACACAATTCGTTCTTTACAAGATGTAGAGAAGCTTGGTGAAATTCATCCGGAAGAGGATGTTCCATACATATTAGATACAATTCGTTTATTAACAAACGAGATGTTAGATGTTCCGCTAATTGGTTTTTCAGGGGCACCATTTACATTAGCGAGTTACATGATTGAAGGAGGGCCTTCTCGTAACTATCATAAAACAAAGGCATTTATGTATGCAGAGCCGAAAGCTTGGTTCGCTTTAATGGATAAACTTGCAGATATGGTTATTACGTATTTGAAAGCACAAATCAAAGCAGGAGCAAAAGCAGTACAAGTCTTTGATTCTTGGGTGGGAACGCTGAATGTGGCAGATTACCGCGTATTTATTAAACCTGCAATGGAGCGTATTTTCTCGGAAGTTCGCACGATGAATGTTCCGATGATTATGCATGGCGTTGGAGCAGGACATTTAGCAAATGAATGGAATGACCTGCCTCTTGATGTAGTTGGACTTGATTGGCGTCTGTCAATTGAAGAAGCGCGTGGACGCGGCATTCATAAAGCGGTACAAGGCAATATGGATCCTTCTTTCTTACTTGCACCATGGGACGTTACCAGAGAGCATGTAAAAGGGATTCTCGATCAAGGAATGAAGCAACCTGGTTATGTATTTAACTTAGGTCACGGTGTATTCCCAGAAGTAAGTCCAGATACATTAAAACGCTTGACTACATTTATTCATGATTATTCGAAAGAACAGTTAGCGAAGTAA
- a CDS encoding NUDIX domain-containing protein, with the protein MKIRNSVKAILIHEDKLLVTTYKDEDGTYHLLPGGGQKIGETLDNTLKRECLEETGIEVKEDDLLFIRECFMNPEVHRVEFMYSCTPVSFTNVNSKTLHMDSKQTGISWLPIDDLLHSPLFPIGIRKLIKDFHTSDHSSPVYIGEID; encoded by the coding sequence ATGAAAATTAGAAATTCAGTCAAAGCCATACTCATACACGAAGACAAATTATTAGTAACAACTTATAAAGATGAAGACGGCACATATCACCTACTTCCTGGTGGAGGACAAAAGATTGGAGAAACGCTAGATAACACCTTGAAAAGAGAATGTCTTGAAGAGACAGGAATTGAAGTAAAAGAAGATGACCTCTTATTTATAAGAGAATGTTTTATGAATCCTGAAGTACACAGGGTTGAATTTATGTATTCCTGTACACCTGTCTCCTTTACAAATGTAAATTCCAAAACTTTACATATGGACAGCAAGCAAACAGGTATTTCATGGTTACCAATAGATGACTTATTACATTCTCCCCTGTTCCCTATTGGCATTCGGAAACTTATTAAAGACTTTCATACTAGTGATCACTCAAGCCCTGTTTATATTGGTGAGATTGATTAA
- a CDS encoding PH domain-containing protein, translating into MYKRQHPITILFDIRISSLFPLIIIVLFGPKDEREAWYWFPIFIVGFLLILAVFSLVKWYFKMYWVENNILHIKQGVFVKKESYLNKERVQTISTASNIIYQLFGLTKLKIETAGGGSEPEVTLAGIKEEQAKQLIALLNKVEDEKPVKEEESLRQDTNTTVYQLTTKEILLASITSGQFGLLFSGLFFLYTQFDNVLPKWLIEEIEAYVKDNSVYNLLYMGAILIVISWVISTIGYALKHANFTVQRNGNEIRISQGLLEKKEVVLKLHRIQALTMKEGILRQPFGYSSIEVEVIQSIDTKNMNVILHPLMKKKDVQELLTYLKLPYEIEEKIVHLPKAALRRYLIMGWLIFVAIAVPIIGASVYFQQYSVLFTLVPLFLFLTILGYGKYKTGGYAITSDQLTLVYRGIAKYTGFVRRRHVQAMTKSQSYLQRKDRLYTYIVAVACSAIGRHYELKHVREEDVACIHEWYKKK; encoded by the coding sequence ATGTATAAGAGGCAACATCCGATTACGATATTATTTGATATAAGGATTTCTAGTTTATTTCCCCTTATTATCATTGTTTTGTTTGGTCCTAAAGATGAAAGAGAGGCTTGGTATTGGTTTCCCATCTTCATTGTAGGTTTCTTGTTGATCTTGGCCGTATTTTCATTGGTGAAGTGGTATTTTAAAATGTATTGGGTCGAAAATAATATTTTACATATAAAGCAAGGGGTATTTGTGAAGAAGGAAAGTTATTTAAATAAAGAGCGTGTACAAACAATTAGCACAGCTTCAAATATCATCTATCAACTATTTGGGCTCACAAAGCTCAAAATTGAAACGGCTGGTGGCGGCAGTGAGCCAGAAGTTACGTTAGCGGGTATTAAAGAAGAACAAGCGAAACAATTAATTGCCTTATTAAATAAAGTAGAAGATGAGAAACCTGTAAAAGAAGAGGAAAGCTTGCGACAAGACACAAACACAACGGTTTACCAGTTAACAACAAAAGAAATTTTGCTAGCATCTATTACATCCGGTCAGTTTGGCTTGTTATTTTCAGGATTGTTTTTCCTTTATACACAATTTGATAACGTTCTTCCGAAATGGTTAATAGAAGAAATAGAAGCATATGTGAAAGACAATAGTGTATATAACTTGTTATACATGGGCGCTATTTTAATCGTAATCTCATGGGTCATTTCTACAATTGGTTATGCTTTAAAACATGCGAACTTTACAGTGCAGAGAAATGGAAATGAAATTCGTATTTCACAAGGGCTACTCGAAAAGAAAGAGGTTGTTTTAAAACTGCACCGGATTCAAGCATTGACAATGAAAGAAGGAATTCTTCGTCAACCGTTTGGATATTCTTCTATAGAAGTAGAAGTCATTCAAAGCATAGATACAAAGAATATGAATGTCATATTGCACCCGCTCATGAAGAAAAAGGATGTACAAGAGCTATTGACATATTTAAAGTTGCCGTATGAAATAGAAGAGAAAATTGTACATTTGCCAAAAGCAGCGCTGCGCCGTTACTTGATTATGGGGTGGTTGATTTTTGTAGCGATAGCAGTACCAATCATAGGGGCAAGTGTGTATTTCCAACAATATAGTGTTTTATTTACATTAGTGCCATTATTTTTGTTCTTGACGATTCTTGGATATGGAAAGTATAAAACGGGTGGATATGCGATAACATCTGATCAGTTAACGCTTGTATACAGGGGCATCGCAAAGTATACAGGATTCGTGAGAAGAAGGCATGTACAAGCAATGACAAAATCGCAATCGTACTTGCAGCGAAAAGATCGGTTGTATACATATATTGTAGCGGTAGCTTGCAGCGCAATTGGGCGTCATTATGAATTGAAGCATGTGCGTGAAGAGGATGTAGCTTGTATTCATGAGTGGTATAAGAAAAAATAA
- a CDS encoding HAAS signaling domain-containing protein, translating into MNLIEIYIQEVTRRLPEKNREDIALELRSTIEDMLLDDYSEKNIKGVLETLGNPAILARKYRDQPMHLIGPHYFETYVTLLKMILPIAAIISLISIIAEYFIGYHGEEAVINVVFDMIGFSIGRIVEVGIHVFFWLTLVFALIERVHHPKGSQPFITKFTKWTADDLKNTPYIPKKKVITKFEVFGSLLWTAIWATVYFYANHLVGIYRVSKHGPDFAAPALNQDVLLQYWPIVLVVIGLEIALSIYKLIKGQWTKGIAIFNTAFQLIGAIVFIVIVTNPNVMNHDFITYTADLFTITTKQLESRIVGGAIFFFMLSAAISVYDGIRKAKIH; encoded by the coding sequence ATGAATCTAATTGAGATTTATATACAAGAAGTGACTCGAAGACTGCCTGAAAAAAATCGTGAAGATATTGCTCTCGAGTTAAGATCAACCATTGAGGATATGTTACTTGATGATTACAGTGAAAAAAATATAAAAGGGGTCCTTGAAACATTAGGGAATCCCGCTATATTAGCTAGAAAATACCGCGATCAACCAATGCATCTTATTGGTCCTCACTATTTTGAGACATATGTTACGTTATTAAAAATGATTTTACCGATTGCTGCTATTATTTCTCTAATCTCGATCATTGCCGAATATTTTATAGGGTATCATGGTGAAGAAGCAGTAATTAATGTAGTTTTTGATATGATTGGTTTTAGTATAGGGAGAATCGTTGAAGTAGGTATACACGTCTTTTTCTGGCTGACACTTGTTTTCGCGCTTATTGAACGAGTGCATCATCCGAAAGGAAGCCAACCATTCATAACAAAGTTTACAAAATGGACAGCTGATGATTTAAAAAACACACCTTATATTCCTAAGAAAAAAGTCATCACAAAATTCGAAGTATTTGGAAGTTTATTATGGACTGCTATTTGGGCAACAGTTTATTTTTACGCAAATCATCTTGTGGGTATATATCGAGTTAGTAAACACGGACCTGATTTTGCGGCTCCAGCTCTTAATCAGGATGTATTGCTTCAGTATTGGCCAATCGTTCTTGTTGTAATCGGTTTGGAAATAGCATTATCTATTTATAAATTAATTAAGGGACAATGGACAAAAGGAATAGCAATATTTAATACAGCTTTCCAACTTATTGGAGCCATTGTATTCATTGTGATCGTAACGAATCCAAATGTAATGAACCATGATTTTATTACGTATACAGCTGATTTATTCACTATTACTACTAAACAACTTGAATCGCGAATAGTTGGTGGTGCAATTTTCTTCTTTATGTTATCTGCGGCAATCAGTGTATATGATGGTATCCGCAAGGCTAAAATTCATTAA
- a CDS encoding antibiotic biosynthesis monooxygenase, translated as MKAIISYETPLEQPHFIAKNTEKDMFYKENTEETVEGSLGYDVLDAVGEFKGQPGFIVCNNISVTDEGRPVFENRFKNRAGLIENEPGFQAIRVLRPLSNDTYVIMTMWETEQNFKDWTESRSFENAHKKRPAQASAEPQKSIFSRPSFVTTFDVQA; from the coding sequence ATGAAAGCGATTATTTCATACGAAACACCTCTAGAACAACCACATTTCATTGCAAAAAATACTGAAAAAGATATGTTTTATAAAGAAAATACAGAAGAAACGGTAGAAGGATCACTTGGGTATGACGTGCTAGATGCTGTTGGGGAATTTAAAGGCCAACCTGGCTTTATTGTTTGTAACAACATCTCTGTTACAGACGAAGGCCGTCCCGTTTTTGAAAATCGTTTCAAAAACCGTGCAGGTCTTATTGAAAACGAACCTGGCTTCCAAGCAATCCGTGTTCTTCGCCCATTAAGTAACGATACATATGTCATTATGACAATGTGGGAAACAGAGCAAAACTTTAAAGATTGGACAGAGTCACGTTCTTTCGAAAATGCACATAAAAAACGCCCTGCACAAGCAAGTGCAGAGCCGCAAAAAAGTATTTTCTCAAGACCTTCTTTTGTGACGACTTTTGATGTACAAGCGTAA
- the hemY gene encoding protoporphyrinogen oxidase: MKKKVVIIGGGITGLTTAYYLQKEIREKELPVDTLLIEASGKLGGKIQTVRKDGFTIERGPDSFLERKESAARLAKELGLGEQLVNNATGQSFVLVNNRLHKMPSGSMMGIPTQITPFLFSGLFSPIGKVRAGFDFVLPRSKPVSDQSLGQFFRRRLGNEVVENLIEPLLSGIYAGDIDQMSLMATFPQFYQVEQKYRSISLGMRNLTPKKEKDVAPQGIFLTVKTGLQSIVEELEERLEVGTVVKGTRIEKIIKMGDGYSITLSNGKEIEADSIVVAASHKVLPSMFAQYTEFRFFRNIPSTSVANVALAFPKEAIKRDINGTGFVVSRNSDFTITACTWTHKKWPHTTPEGKVLLRCYVGRPGDEAIVEQTDEEIVQFILEDLQKTMDIKADPDFTIVSRWKDAMPQYTVGHKGRMKKLTTFMDKELPGVYLAGSSYGGSGLPDCIDQGEAAVKHVLSYLEKIDEAELVAQ; the protein is encoded by the coding sequence TTGAAAAAGAAAGTTGTTATCATCGGTGGTGGAATTACAGGTTTAACAACAGCGTATTACTTACAAAAAGAAATTCGCGAAAAAGAATTACCGGTTGATACATTGTTAATAGAAGCGTCAGGCAAGCTTGGAGGGAAAATTCAAACCGTTCGAAAAGATGGATTTACAATTGAACGTGGTCCAGATTCTTTCTTAGAAAGAAAAGAGAGTGCGGCTAGATTGGCAAAAGAACTAGGACTTGGAGAGCAGCTTGTAAACAACGCAACTGGCCAGTCATTTGTTCTTGTAAACAATCGATTACATAAGATGCCGAGTGGATCAATGATGGGAATTCCAACGCAAATTACCCCGTTTCTATTTTCTGGGTTGTTCTCTCCGATTGGTAAAGTAAGAGCAGGTTTTGATTTTGTATTACCACGTTCAAAGCCTGTTTCTGATCAATCACTTGGTCAATTTTTCCGTCGTCGTTTAGGGAATGAAGTGGTTGAAAATTTAATCGAACCATTATTATCTGGAATTTATGCGGGAGATATTGATCAAATGAGCCTAATGGCAACATTCCCGCAGTTTTATCAAGTAGAGCAAAAGTATCGTAGTATTTCACTCGGTATGCGTAATTTGACTCCGAAAAAAGAAAAGGATGTAGCGCCGCAAGGAATCTTTTTAACAGTAAAAACAGGTTTACAATCCATTGTGGAAGAGCTAGAAGAACGACTAGAAGTTGGAACAGTTGTGAAGGGAACTCGCATTGAAAAAATCATAAAAATGGGCGACGGTTATTCGATTACACTAAGCAATGGCAAAGAAATTGAAGCGGACTCTATCGTGGTTGCGGCGTCTCATAAAGTACTGCCGTCTATGTTTGCGCAGTATACAGAGTTCCGCTTCTTCCGCAATATTCCATCGACATCTGTTGCGAATGTTGCACTCGCTTTTCCGAAAGAAGCAATTAAGCGTGATATTAATGGCACAGGATTTGTTGTATCTCGAAATAGTGACTTCACAATCACGGCGTGTACGTGGACACATAAGAAGTGGCCACATACAACGCCGGAAGGAAAAGTACTTCTTCGCTGCTATGTTGGACGCCCTGGTGACGAAGCAATCGTCGAACAAACAGATGAAGAAATTGTTCAATTTATATTAGAAGATTTGCAAAAAACAATGGATATTAAAGCCGACCCAGACTTTACCATTGTAAGTCGCTGGAAAGATGCAATGCCGCAATATACAGTGGGGCATAAAGGGCGAATGAAGAAGTTAACAACATTTATGGATAAAGAATTGCCAGGTGTTTATTTAGCTGGTAGCTCTTACGGCGGATCTGGCCTTCCAGATTGTATTGATCAAGGGGAAGCGGCAGTAAAGCATGTGTTATCTTATTTGGAAAAAATAGATGAAGCGGAATTAGTTGCGCAATAA
- the hemH gene encoding ferrochelatase, whose protein sequence is MKKKIGLLVMAYGTPYKEEDIERYYTHIRRGRKPSPEMLVGLTERYRAIGGISPLATITLEQAKKLEQCLNEMQDNVEFCMYLGLKHIEPFIEDAVQAMHNDGIEEAIALVLAPHYSTFSVKSYVGRAQEEANKLGNLTIHGIDSWYKEPKFIQYWVDEVKKVYSSMTEEEREKAVLIVSAHSLPEKITALGDPYPEQLNETADYIARGAEVRNYAVGWQSAGNTPDPWIGPDVQDLTRELHEKYDYTSFVYAPVGFVAEHLEVLYDNDIECKIVTEEIGAKYYRPEMPNASTAFISCLADVVLKKQAEVS, encoded by the coding sequence ATGAAAAAGAAAATTGGTTTACTGGTAATGGCATATGGAACACCGTATAAAGAAGAAGATATTGAACGTTACTATACACATATTCGTAGAGGCAGAAAGCCAAGTCCAGAAATGTTAGTGGGTTTAACAGAACGTTACCGTGCGATTGGCGGTATTTCTCCTTTAGCTACTATTACATTAGAACAAGCGAAAAAGTTAGAACAATGTTTAAACGAAATGCAGGATAATGTAGAGTTTTGTATGTATCTTGGGCTAAAGCATATCGAACCTTTCATTGAGGATGCTGTACAAGCTATGCATAACGATGGGATCGAAGAAGCAATTGCTCTCGTTCTTGCTCCGCATTATTCTACGTTCAGCGTAAAATCATATGTCGGCAGAGCGCAAGAAGAAGCAAATAAGCTTGGAAACTTAACAATTCATGGTATCGATAGCTGGTATAAAGAACCGAAGTTTATCCAGTACTGGGTAGATGAAGTGAAAAAAGTATACAGCAGTATGACAGAAGAAGAACGTGAAAAAGCAGTTTTAATTGTATCTGCGCATAGTTTACCAGAGAAAATCACCGCTTTAGGTGATCCTTATCCAGAACAGTTAAATGAAACAGCTGATTATATCGCAAGAGGTGCGGAAGTTCGAAATTATGCGGTTGGTTGGCAAAGTGCTGGAAATACACCGGATCCATGGATTGGACCAGATGTACAAGATTTAACGAGAGAATTACATGAAAAATATGATTACACTTCATTTGTATATGCACCGGTTGGATTTGTCGCAGAACATTTAGAAGTGTTATATGACAATGATATCGAATGCAAAATTGTTACAGAAGAAATTGGAGCGAAGTATTATCGTCCAGAAATGCCAAATGCATCAACTGCATTTATTTCTTGTTTAGCGGATGTCGTGTTAAAGAAACAAGCCGAGGTTTCGTAA